GCAACCGGACTCAGTGACCGCCAGATCGCAGACAAACTGCAGATTTCTGTCCGCACCGTGGAAGGTCACCTTTATCGTTGCTACCTGAAACTTGGTATCGCCGGACGCGACGAGTTGGCCGCGGCAGCAGGACTTGGAGAAGACGCAGCGGTGCGGGCTAAAGCATCCCCCGGGAAATAGGTACCTGGAACGCCCGCGACCATCCGGGCGGCCGCTCGGCGGAACCGGTAGCGCCTTAGCGACTTGTTAACTATTTCGGAGCTGCAGCAGGTGCCTGCAAAGCCGCGTTCCGGGGGCAGATCCTCTTGTCTGCGTACCGACACAGGGCAACGAGGGGTACCTGCTTTCCAAGTACAGGTATGGGCGCCGGGCAAAATCGAGTACTCACTACTGGTGCCCGCGGGCCCGCCAGCTGGTTAATTTGGGTTACCAGGAATCGCTCGTAAATACAGAGGTCTCACTCATGTTGACAGCCGATAATGTGGCCAGTTCACACGCCACCAGGTCCGCCGGAATGACACGGGGCGCCGCGTGGCCTTTGATCGGGCGCAGGGAGGCGGTCAGCGACATCACACGCGCTCTGGCGGAGTCCACCGGGGGAGTCCTGGTGACCGGGAGCTCAGGCACCGGAAAGACGTTCCTCACCACCCACGCCCTCAAACAGTTCCGCGACGATTCCCTGGTTGTGACCCTTCGGTGCAGTGCAGCGCTCTCCCGTTCCCCCTACGGCGCGCTGAACATGCTGTTGAGCGACCTGGAACCGGGGTATTTGAACCACCCGGTGCTTGTACTGTCCGGCCTCATGCGGCTCCTGCGCGAACGTGCCAAGGGTAAGACCGTCTACCTCTTTGTCGACAACGCGGGCGAAGCTGATGAACTGACGGCCGTCACAATCGCCCAGCTCGCCCGAAACCGTGCCGTACGACTGGTCCTGACATGCTCTGATCCGCTGCGGCTGTCGGCAGAGATTTCGGGACTTTGCGACGGCGGATTCCTCACCCGCGTCAACCTCGAACCGCTGTCGTTCCGAGAGGCCGTCAGCTGGCTTGAAGAAGGCCTCAGCGCCAAAGTCTCGCACTCGGCGGTCCAATCGCTCTGGGCTGCCAGCGACGGTAACCCGCACTATCTCAAGATGCTTGCAATGGAGCTTGCTGACTCAGGTTCCCTTGTGGTCCGCGACGGGGTGTGGGTCCTGACTGCTGACCACCACGTCCACGGCCGGGCCATCACCGACCTGATCGCCACCAGGCTGGGGCGGATGGGCGAGGCTGACAGGCGCATCCTGGAAATCCTGTCGCTGGCAGAGACACTGCCCTTGGATACCCTGCTGAAGCTGGTGGAAGCCGACGACGTGGACGCCCTCGAGGAGCGCGGAGTCCTGGCGGTCGAGGACTCCCTTCCACGCCGCGTCAGGATCCAGAGCCAACTGGTGGCCGATGTGGTCCGCGAAAACGTCCCGCCCGGCCGGAGCAACGAGCTCCGCGAAATGGTCCTCCTCGCCGCGGCACCTTCCCTCCGAACTCCTGCGACGGAACTGCCGTTCGCTGTCTGGGCCCTTGACTGCGGTGCCGCGTTGTCAACGGAAGAATCCCTTTCAGCCGCACGCCTCGCCAACAGGAGGCTCGATGCGGCCCTGGCCCTGCGGTTTGTCCGCTCGGTACCGGGACATGAAGCGCTGGCTGCGGCAGTGACCGAGGAAGTGGCGGCACTGATGACACTGGGCGATGTGGACGAAGCCCTCGAGGTGGTCCGACGGCACCGTAAGGCGTCGACGGGAGACCCGGCGCTCGCTGAGTGGATCGGTCTCCTGCTGGCCGAGAGCTCGGTGTTCCTTGCCACCCCGGGCGCCTGGCACGAGGCCACTGATTCCCTGGCCCGGGCGCGAAAAGTACTCTATGACGACGCGCCTGGTCCGGCAGCCGGTATGCCGGCACCGGAGCTCAGGCGAATCCGGGAACAGCTGACGCTGGCCGAAGCCGAAGCGGCCAGCTACGCCGGAACATATCGGGAAATGGCTGCAGACCTCGCCGGAGCCCTGGACAATGTGGAGTTCCACAGTGCGGAATTCCGTCTTCAGGCAGGCAGCTGGTTGTGTGAAGCCTGGGCCGTGACCGGGCGCCAGGCGGATGCCGCAGAGCTCGCTGAACAGCTGAAGCTGCAGTGCCTGCGTCCGGAGATCCCGGTGGCAATAGCGCAGTCGGTGATTTCGCGGCTGCGTTTCGCCTACTTGGTTGCCGGCAAATGGGACGAGGCGGCGGAGGCCTTGCCTGACGAGGACTGGGGTCCGTCGTCCGTGGTCTACCGGAGGTTCAGCGCGACTGAGGTTCCGGAGGCGATCTGCGCCTGCATGCAGGGCCGTGGGCGTGACGGTCTGGACCTGCTCGTTCCCGGTATCAGCCAATTGCGGATCCAGGACAGCGACGGCGTGCTGACTCTCGCCTGCGCGGCCGCGGCCTACGCGTCCGCACTGCAGGGTGAGCGTGAACAGGCGCTCGGCTACCTGGCAGAGACGGAGTCGGGTTCCCGGCGGAAATCATGGAAGGTCTCCCGGGCTGAGGGTTACTTCACGGCACTCGCACGGGCGGAGCTGGATGGTCCCCGGACCGGAATCGGGGAGTTGCTGCGCATGGCGGAGGAGGACCGCGGCACGGGCAACGTAGGCCACGAGCTGCTGTGCTTGAGCTCGGCTGTCAGGCTTGGGGAATCCGCTGCGGCACCCCGGCTGCTGGAGAGTGCAGCTGAGAGCCAGGGACCATTCGCGGAACTGTGCGCGCAGTACGCCCGGGGCATCATTTCCGGTGAAGCCGACGAGCTGATGGCTGCTGCAAACCTCGCGGCCAGGCTGCACAATGACAGGTTTGCCCTGGATATCGCCGAATCAGTTCTCGACCTCGACCAGGCACGGCTCGAACGGAGCCTGATACGGCAGGCCAAGCACTTGGCGGAGACCTGCCGCAGGAGGTTGCGGACGCCTCAGGACGGAAACCACGACCGCCTCACACTGACTGCCCGGGAGCTCCAGATAGCGCAGCTGGCCGCTGCCGGAGCGAGCAATAAGAGCATCGCAGCCCAGCTGCACGTTTCCGTACGGACCGTAGAGGGCCACCTCTACCAGATCTACGGCAAGCTAAAAATCGAAGAGCGTTTGGAGCTTCCGGTAGCCCTCGGCAGTACAGGAGATGACTAGCCATGACTGAGTCCACCATCACGGCGGAGAGGCTGATCGGGCGATTTGGCATGGTTGCGTCGGTTGTCGATTGCCTTTTGGACACCAATGGCCCGGGTGCGCTCATTCTTGGCGACGCGGGCATCGGCAAGACGGCGCTCGCCAACGAAGTGATCTTTGAGCTGGGCAGCCGGATCCGGCCTTTCTACGTCTACGCGGGTCCTTCGCTCTCGGAGGTACCCTACGCGGCCCTTGCGCCGTTGCTGACGGCGTTGACTCCCGGGCAGACGGACCAGCCGCGTGCCGTGCTGAAGGCCTTGGTAACGGAGCTCAACCCGGAGGGCTTGCGGGACCAGTCGCAGGCCGTCCTGGTCGTGGAAGACGCCCAGCACCTGGATGACAGCAGCGCCGCAGTCATTGCCCAGCTTGCCGCTGCGGAGGCCGCCAGGGTGGTGCTGCTGTGCCGGCCGCACCCCTCTCCGCCGCCCGAGGTGTTGTCCATGTGGTCGGAAGGCCTGGTTGACCGTTTTGAACTGCAGCCGCTGAGCAAGGAAGAAGCGGACGAGCTGTGCACCCGTGTGCTGGGCTCGCCGCTGGTCCCCAGCGCGAGCGCGGTCCTGTTCAGGTCGTCCGGCGGAAACCCGATGTTCCTGCTGGAACTGATAGCCCATGCCAAGACCCGTGGCCATCTGGTGCAGCGAAATGACACGTGGGTGCTTTTGGGCGAGCCGGGAGCAGCCACTGTCCGGCTGATGGACCTCGTCAGGAACCAGATCATGCAGCTGAATCCCGATCAGCGCCAGGCCTTGGAATCAGTGGCGCTCGCTGAGGCGATCCCCCTCAGCGTCCTGCAGCGTGCTAGCGACAGCCACGCCGTCGATGAGCTCAAGGAGCTCCAGTTCATCGCGATCTCGGCGGACCCGGCGAGGCATGTCCGCCTGGCCCAGCCCCTGATCGGTGAAGTGATCAGGCAGCTGGTCCCAACCGCCCGCAGCGTAACCATCCGGAGGCGGATCGTGGACCTTATGGACTCACGCCCGGAGACCCTGGACGGCAGGCTACGGCACGTTACATGGGCGCTGGAGTCCGGCGCAACGGTCCCCGACCCCGACATCCTTGAGGCCGCCCAGCTGGCAAACCGCCTCTTCATTCCCGAATACGTGGAACGGGTGGTCGGCGCCATAAGGGATCCGTCCCTGAAGCTTGCCGCCCAGGTGGAACTGGCCCGCGCCAAGCTGTACGGTCGGGATCCCATGGGAGCATGCCTGTGCCTTGAGGGCGTGGTGGAACAAGCCACCGACCTTCGAACCGTCCGCCAGGCTTCCATGCTGGCGGCCCAACTCGCCGCGGGCAAACGCAACGGCCCGGAGGCCGTGCTGCGGGCGGCCGATGCGTGGGCGGAAGCCGTTTCGAGGTTGGAAGAGGCCCGGCCCGGATTGGATGCCAAGGATTTTGAGACAGCGCGGCTCGGCAGCAGGCTTCTTGCCCTGGAGGGTTACCAGGCTGCAGGTCGCCATGTGGAGGCGGAGCCGGAACTCCAGCAGATCTGGGAGTCCACGGACGACGACGAGTCCCGGCTGCTGGCCGGAACGTTGCTGGCAGAGTCGCTGGCACTCACGGGACGTGCCGTGTCGGCAATCCAGATAATCATGGACGTTGAGGACATCCTTGCCGATAGCGGTGACCGGCGCCTTGAATACGCTGAGTTCGTGATGCGACGCTACTTGCTGGCGCTGCTCCATGCCGGTGAATTCGACGTCCTGGAAGAGTATCTGCAGAACCACATCGCCCAGGCCTCGAACTCCCTGATTTACTTCGGCGGGATGCTGCATCTGGCGGCGGGCACTGCGGACCTGCGCAGGGGCGCCATCGGGGCCGCCCTGCCGAAACTCAGCCAGGCGGTCGAGGTGCTGCGCCTTTCCGATGCCGGTGGGGACTTGCCTGATGCCCTTGCGGCCGCAGCCTACGCGGCGTCCATCCTTAACCGGACGGAAACCGCAAAAGTGAATGCGGACGCCTATGAGGCGCTGCTATCGGACCACCGCCACGCGTCACTGCTGGGGCAGGCCTACACAGTTGCGGCCCTGGCTGAACGCCTGGGCCTCCAGACGGCCGTCTCAAAGCTGACGGCCCTCGCGGATGCGGCGGCCGCGTCCGGATTCCTCAGTTATGAAGTGGAGATCCTCTCCCTGGTGCTCCGGCTCGGTGACCTGACCGTCGTGCCGCGGCTTGCCGCAACTGCGGAGGGCTGCGAAGGGCGCAGCGCGGAGTTCCTGGCCGCCTACTGCCGTGCCCTTGCCGCCAAGGACGTCAACCGGCTCGTGGAAATGAGCGATGCCGCCGCGCGTGACGGTTTGGACCTGGCAGCGGCAGAATGCGCTGCCCAGGCCCTGCGGATCCTCGAGACGCGGGGAGATAAACCCCGCCAGTTCGAGGCCCAGAAACTCGTCAAGCAACGCAATGCGGCGCTGACCAAGACCGGCTCGTCCGCCGCCGAGATCCCGCCTGATCTGCACAAGCTGACACGGCGCGAGCAGGAGATTGCCGCGCTTGTCCAAGCCGGTGCGAGCAACCGCGAAATCGCACTCCAGCTCGGCCTGTCGCTCCGCACCGTGGAAGGCCATCTTTACCGGATGTTCGCGAAACTCGGAATCAGCCATCGGGAAGACTTGGCGTCGGTAGCCTACGGCTCCCGCCACGCGGGCTAGCCGGCCAGCACAGCTAACCGCGCCCGCCACGACGGTAGTCAAAACGTCCGACTACCCGCACTGATCTTCGCGCGCCCTGACGTCGGAGCCCGCCCCGCGTTCGCGCCGTCCTCAAACGAGTATTCATGCGAGTAGTAGGGGCGGGCCGGGCGGGTACCACCCCGTTCACCTCAGTGATGCACCCGCAAAGACGGGTAGAGCCCACTCGCGCCCCGGCAGGGGGTTGGTTAATACGCTGTAGCTTGTTGGGCCGCAGGCAACTATTGGGGAAAGAAGTGGGTCTCTAAATGCATCGATCAGCTGACACTTGGTTTTCGGAATTTCATGTGTCAATCCACCTGGAACACTCCTCCAGGGCGACCAGTATCCCGCCGATCGCGGGCACCCCATTCGAGCCGGCGACGACCCGGGCAGCGTCTTCTGAGACCGGGATCTGCCACACTTCGTCGCCGGCTTTCTTACAAACGGGACAAATCGAATACCGGGAGGTCGGTTAGCATGACACCGAACACCAAACTCAAGGCTCATAAGGCCCCGCTGACGAGGGCCGAGCTTCCACCCCTGCTTGACGATTCCCGGGAGTGGCCGGAAAACGGAACGGGGGCGCCGGAGCTGGCGCCCGAGGCCGTTGAGTCGGACGCAGCGGAAGCCGACACTGATGCCCAGGACCTCACGTTCACATTCGACGTCGCGATTGTCGGACTTGGCTACGTCGGCCTGCCCACTGCGCTTGCCATCAACGCCTCCGGGCGCCGCGTCCTGGGCCTCGACGTGTCCGAGAACAGGCTGGCTGTCATCCGGTCCCGGCAGGCAGACCTGCTGGACTCCGACAAGGTGCGGCTTGGCAAGGCGCTGGAGGACCCGTCGTTCATGATCAGCACGGACCTCTCACTGCTGGCCCGTGCCGC
Above is a window of Arthrobacter sp. FB24 DNA encoding:
- a CDS encoding helix-turn-helix transcriptional regulator; amino-acid sequence: MTRGAAWPLIGRREAVSDITRALAESTGGVLVTGSSGTGKTFLTTHALKQFRDDSLVVTLRCSAALSRSPYGALNMLLSDLEPGYLNHPVLVLSGLMRLLRERAKGKTVYLFVDNAGEADELTAVTIAQLARNRAVRLVLTCSDPLRLSAEISGLCDGGFLTRVNLEPLSFREAVSWLEEGLSAKVSHSAVQSLWAASDGNPHYLKMLAMELADSGSLVVRDGVWVLTADHHVHGRAITDLIATRLGRMGEADRRILEILSLAETLPLDTLLKLVEADDVDALEERGVLAVEDSLPRRVRIQSQLVADVVRENVPPGRSNELREMVLLAAAPSLRTPATELPFAVWALDCGAALSTEESLSAARLANRRLDAALALRFVRSVPGHEALAAAVTEEVAALMTLGDVDEALEVVRRHRKASTGDPALAEWIGLLLAESSVFLATPGAWHEATDSLARARKVLYDDAPGPAAGMPAPELRRIREQLTLAEAEAASYAGTYREMAADLAGALDNVEFHSAEFRLQAGSWLCEAWAVTGRQADAAELAEQLKLQCLRPEIPVAIAQSVISRLRFAYLVAGKWDEAAEALPDEDWGPSSVVYRRFSATEVPEAICACMQGRGRDGLDLLVPGISQLRIQDSDGVLTLACAAAAYASALQGEREQALGYLAETESGSRRKSWKVSRAEGYFTALARAELDGPRTGIGELLRMAEEDRGTGNVGHELLCLSSAVRLGESAAAPRLLESAAESQGPFAELCAQYARGIISGEADELMAAANLAARLHNDRFALDIAESVLDLDQARLERSLIRQAKHLAETCRRRLRTPQDGNHDRLTLTARELQIAQLAAAGASNKSIAAQLHVSVRTVEGHLYQIYGKLKIEERLELPVALGSTGDD
- a CDS encoding helix-turn-helix transcriptional regulator, whose translation is MTESTITAERLIGRFGMVASVVDCLLDTNGPGALILGDAGIGKTALANEVIFELGSRIRPFYVYAGPSLSEVPYAALAPLLTALTPGQTDQPRAVLKALVTELNPEGLRDQSQAVLVVEDAQHLDDSSAAVIAQLAAAEAARVVLLCRPHPSPPPEVLSMWSEGLVDRFELQPLSKEEADELCTRVLGSPLVPSASAVLFRSSGGNPMFLLELIAHAKTRGHLVQRNDTWVLLGEPGAATVRLMDLVRNQIMQLNPDQRQALESVALAEAIPLSVLQRASDSHAVDELKELQFIAISADPARHVRLAQPLIGEVIRQLVPTARSVTIRRRIVDLMDSRPETLDGRLRHVTWALESGATVPDPDILEAAQLANRLFIPEYVERVVGAIRDPSLKLAAQVELARAKLYGRDPMGACLCLEGVVEQATDLRTVRQASMLAAQLAAGKRNGPEAVLRAADAWAEAVSRLEEARPGLDAKDFETARLGSRLLALEGYQAAGRHVEAEPELQQIWESTDDDESRLLAGTLLAESLALTGRAVSAIQIIMDVEDILADSGDRRLEYAEFVMRRYLLALLHAGEFDVLEEYLQNHIAQASNSLIYFGGMLHLAAGTADLRRGAIGAALPKLSQAVEVLRLSDAGGDLPDALAAAAYAASILNRTETAKVNADAYEALLSDHRHASLLGQAYTVAALAERLGLQTAVSKLTALADAAAASGFLSYEVEILSLVLRLGDLTVVPRLAATAEGCEGRSAEFLAAYCRALAAKDVNRLVEMSDAAARDGLDLAAAECAAQALRILETRGDKPRQFEAQKLVKQRNAALTKTGSSAAEIPPDLHKLTRREQEIAALVQAGASNREIALQLGLSLRTVEGHLYRMFAKLGISHREDLASVAYGSRHAG